Proteins from a single region of Cytophagaceae bacterium:
- a CDS encoding YifB family Mg chelatase-like AAA ATPase has protein sequence MLSTTNGAAVYGVSATLITVEVSVLKGGFGLSVVGLPDNAVRESLQRIDAALKNGGYEVSRYKTIVNLAPADIRKEGSAYDLPIAICLLSSGGNLIYEKEIKEYVILGELALDGKLRPIKGVLPIAIEARTNKLKGFILPKENALEASIVNNLDVIGVETLQEAVDFLTGEIDIKPLVTDTRDIFYHTLNEYEADFSHVQGQENIKRALEIAAAGGHNAIMIGPPGAGKTMLAKRLPSILPPLTLSEALETTKIHSVAGKLDTNSSLIARRPFRNPHHTISDAALVGGGSFPQPGEISLAHNGVLFLDELPEFKRTVLEVMRQPLEERKVVISRTRLAVEFPSSFMLIASMNPCPCGYYNHPEKDCTCPPGAVEKYLNKISGPLLDRIDLHVEVTPVSFDEISSTRKNESSGEIRERVVKAREIQIDRFKEFPEIHSNAMMPAEMVKNICEIGDAGRALLKKAMERLGLSARAYDRILKVSRTIADLAGTEEIRIEHLAEAIQYRSLDRESWAG, from the coding sequence ATGTTATCCACTACAAATGGTGCCGCAGTTTATGGGGTGAGTGCCACGCTCATTACAGTTGAAGTGAGTGTTTTGAAAGGCGGTTTTGGTCTGAGTGTGGTCGGGCTGCCCGACAATGCCGTAAGAGAAAGTCTGCAAAGAATTGATGCCGCTCTGAAAAATGGCGGTTATGAAGTTTCACGCTACAAAACGATTGTGAATCTGGCCCCGGCAGATATCAGAAAAGAAGGTTCGGCCTATGATTTACCCATTGCGATTTGTCTGCTTTCATCAGGTGGAAACCTGATTTATGAAAAGGAAATCAAAGAATATGTGATTTTGGGTGAGTTGGCTTTGGACGGAAAACTCAGACCTATCAAAGGGGTACTTCCTATTGCGATAGAAGCCCGGACCAATAAACTGAAAGGATTTATTTTACCCAAAGAAAATGCATTGGAGGCTTCAATCGTCAATAATCTGGATGTGATTGGCGTAGAAACCTTGCAGGAAGCAGTTGATTTTTTGACCGGCGAAATTGACATTAAACCGTTGGTTACCGATACCCGCGACATATTTTATCACACCCTCAACGAATACGAGGCCGATTTTTCGCATGTGCAAGGCCAGGAAAATATCAAACGGGCACTGGAGATTGCCGCTGCCGGTGGGCATAATGCCATCATGATTGGCCCTCCCGGTGCCGGTAAAACCATGCTTGCAAAACGGCTGCCTTCTATTTTGCCACCTTTGACGCTTTCGGAGGCTCTCGAAACCACCAAGATACATTCCGTTGCAGGAAAGCTGGATACCAATTCTTCTTTGATTGCCCGCAGGCCATTTCGAAATCCCCATCATACCATTTCTGATGCGGCATTGGTGGGTGGTGGTAGTTTTCCTCAGCCGGGCGAGATTTCGTTGGCACATAATGGGGTGCTTTTCCTTGATGAATTGCCCGAATTTAAACGTACCGTGCTGGAAGTGATGCGACAACCGCTGGAAGAGCGGAAAGTGGTGATATCCAGAACGCGTTTGGCGGTGGAGTTTCCAAGTAGTTTTATGTTGATAGCGAGTATGAACCCCTGTCCATGTGGGTATTATAATCACCCGGAGAAAGACTGTACTTGTCCGCCCGGAGCGGTAGAAAAATATCTGAATAAGATCTCGGGACCCTTGCTCGACCGCATTGACCTGCACGTAGAGGTGACTCCGGTGAGCTTTGATGAGATATCCAGCACCCGAAAAAATGAATCATCCGGAGAAATAAGAGAAAGAGTAGTAAAAGCCAGAGAGATACAGATTGATAGGTTCAAGGAATTCCCGGAGATACATTCCAATGCCATGATGCCTGCCGAAATGGTAAAAAATATCTGTGAAATTGGAGATGCCGGACGTGCTTTGCTCAAAAAAGCCATGGAAAGGCTGGGGCTTTCAGCACGGGCTTATGACCGCATTTTGAAGGTTTCCCGCACCATCGCCGACCTGGCCGGTACCGAAGAAATCAGAATCGAGCACCTTGCGGAAGCGATCCAATACAGAAGTCTGGACAGAGAAAGTTGGGCGGGGTGA